The Streptomyces tubercidicus DNA segment TACCGCACCGCGGACGGCTGGGTACGCACCGGCGACCTGGGGACCCTCGCCGCCGACGGCACCCTGCGGGTCGTCGGCCGCCTCAAGGACATCGTGATCCGCGGCGGCGCGAACATCAGCCCCGCAGAGGTCGAGGGCGAGCTCTCCTCCCACCCGGACGTACGGGAGGTGATCTGCGTGGGCGTGCCCGACCCGCTGATGGGGGAGCGGCTCGCGGCCTGTGTGGTGCCGAGGGCCGGCCGGGAGATCACCCTGCGGAGCCTGTGCGCCCACCTCGATACGCGGGGAGTGGAGCGCCGCAAACACCCGGAACATCTGCTGCCGGTGACCGGCGCGCTGCCCCTCACCCCCGCGGGCAAGCCCGACCGCGCCGCACTGCGGGAGCGGCTCGCTGCCACGCTCCCGGACGAGCCCGCACGGACCGGGTGACCGGTCGGCGGTGGTGGGGCGCGAGCATCAACGTCAACGTCCCACCACCGCCCGGCAGTTCAGCCCCCGCTCAGGACCCGGCGAACGCCTTCTCCATCTGCTGCGCGGCCTTGCGGTACACCGCCAGCAGATCGAGGTCCTGCCCCGGGTAGTTGGCGATGCTCAGCTGCTTGGCACCCGAGCCGGGCAGCACCGTTCCGGTGGACATGTTCTCGTTGTCCAGCACGAACTTCGGCTTCTTCGCGGACAACTTGGACAGCTGAGCAGGCGTCACCGCCTCCGGCCCGTAGGTGCCCACCATGTCCGCCCCGGCGAGCTCGGCCGCCCACGTGGTGAACATCTGCGCCGTCACCGCCGGGGCCTTGCCGCCGGGCCAGGAAGCCTTGACCTTCTTGTGCAGCGACTCCCACTCCTTGCCGAACGCGGCGTTCCACCGCGCGGCTGCCTTCTCGGTACCGAACGCCTTGCCCAGACGCGTCACATTGGCCTTCGTCTTCGACGGGGAGTTGTCCAGATTCAGCTCGGTCATCTGGGCCTTGGAGCCCGCCGCCTCCTTGATTCGGCCGGCGAAGGGCTCGAACGAGGAGTAGAGGACATGGTCGGCCTTCGCGACCTTGGCCAGATCGGACGGCTTGACGTCGTAATCGGGCGCATGCCGGATGGCGGCGGGGACGATGGAGGTGACGTTCTTCGCGCCGGCGGCCTTCGCCAGCGCCGCCTCCCACACCGTGGTGGCGACCACCACCGGTCCGGAGCCGGCCTTGTCGGCCGCGCCCTCCTCCGAGGTCGCGCCGGAGCCGCAGCCGGAGATCAGCAGCAGACCCGCGCTCAGTGCGGTGAGGGTACGGACGAGGACGCGGGTTCGCGCCATGAGGGAGTTCTCCGTTCGGGGATGAGATGAGCTGCGAGCGCGACCGCACCCGCAGTGAGGACGAGGACCGGGCCGGGCGGCAGGTCCCAGGCCAAGGAGGCAAGAAAACCGACGACGTTCACCACCAGCCCGATGCCGACCGCCCACAGCGTGATCGACACCAGGGAGCGGCCGATCCGGCGGGCGGCGAGGGCGGGCAGCAGCGTGAGCGCGTCCACCAGCAGGGCCCCGGTCAGCCGGATGGCACCCGCCACCGCGACCGCCACCAGTACCAGCAGCAGCACCGTGAGCCGCTGCACCGCCACCCCGGAGCACAGCGCCAGCTCCCGGTCGTGCAGCAGCAACGACAGCTCACGGCGCCGCCAGACGAACAGCGCGGGAAGAGCCACCGCCAGAGCGCCCAGCACCGCAAGGTCGGCGGGGCGCACCGCCAGGATCGAACCCCACAGCAGCGCGAAGGCCCCGTTCGCGTTCACCCCGGACAGCGCCAGCATCAGCAGCGCGGCGGCGATCGCCAGACTCATCAGCAGCCCCATGGCCCCCGACAGCCCGTCCGCCGTACGCGCCAGGGGCGCCACCCCGGCACCGGCCAGCGCACAGGCGACAAGCGCGCACAACACCGGTTCCAGGCCCAGCAGTTGACCCGCTGCGATACCCAGCAGCGCCACATGCATCATCGCGAAACGCACCGGCATGATGTCCAGCCCGACGATCACCACACCCACGATCGGCAGTCCCATGGCGGCGAGCAGCAGACCGGCCCCGGCACGCTGCACCGGCACGAGCTGGAGCAGGTCACCGACCTGCTGGAGCGCGCTCACCGGACCTCCCGCAGCCGGCCGGCGGCCATCTCCAGCGTCCGGTCGCAGCGCGCGGCCATCGCCCGGTCATGGGTGACCACCAGCACCGTCACCGGCAGCGTGGTGAGCACCTCGGCGGCCTCCTCCTGCCCCGCGAAGTCCAGTGCCGCCGTCGGCTCGTCGGCGAGCAGCACACCCGCCCCGGCGGCCACACACCCCACCGCCCGCGCCAGATGCATCCGCTGCAACTGCCCACCGGACAGACTGCTCAGCGGACGGTCCGCGAGCGCACCCACCCCGAGGCGCACGGCGGCACTCGCCGCCTCGGCCGGGGCGCCGCTGCTCGCCAGGAGTTCCTTCGCCAGCAGCGGGAAGCGCCCGGCAGCCGGACGCTGCGGTATCCATGCACAGGCCCGTCTGCGCCAGGCCCACTCCGCCGCGCTGCGGCAGCCCCGCCGCCCCACGAGGATCTGGCCGTCGACCTGCCGGTGCAGCCCCAGCACCGCCCGCAGCAGCGTCGTCTTGCCCGAACCGTTCGTACCGGTCAGCGCGATCCGTTCACCGGCAGCCACCTCCAGATCGACACCGCTCACGGCCTCCAGACGACCGTGCCGGCACACCACGCCACGCATCCGTACGTCGAGACCGGACGACCTGCTCTCCTGCCGTGCCGCTGGCGGCCCCGGCTGCTCCTTGCTGCGCTCCACAGCCCACTAGTCGGATCGGTTGGCTGTGGAGTTCCCGGGGAGTTCGGATTCTCTGGGTGGGTGGGTGGCGTCGGGTGCCGGGGGTGGACGGGGCGCGGGGCGACGGGGGCGGGGCAGGGCTTGCGGGGCGGGACGGCACGTCGGCCGGGTCCCGGGACGGCTGCTTCCCGGGCCCCGGCCGACGCCATGACCGCCTCAGGCAGAGGCGGCCGAAGCGGACACCTGCCACGACGCGCCG contains these protein-coding regions:
- a CDS encoding ATP-binding cassette domain-containing protein; protein product: MRGVVCRHGRLEAVSGVDLEVAAGERIALTGTNGSGKTTLLRAVLGLHRQVDGQILVGRRGCRSAAEWAWRRRACAWIPQRPAAGRFPLLAKELLASSGAPAEAASAAVRLGVGALADRPLSSLSGGQLQRMHLARAVGCVAAGAGVLLADEPTAALDFAGQEEAAEVLTTLPVTVLVVTHDRAMAARCDRTLEMAAGRLREVR
- a CDS encoding metal ABC transporter solute-binding protein, Zn/Mn family, producing the protein MARTRVLVRTLTALSAGLLLISGCGSGATSEEGAADKAGSGPVVVATTVWEAALAKAAGAKNVTSIVPAAIRHAPDYDVKPSDLAKVAKADHVLYSSFEPFAGRIKEAAGSKAQMTELNLDNSPSKTKANVTRLGKAFGTEKAAARWNAAFGKEWESLHKKVKASWPGGKAPAVTAQMFTTWAAELAGADMVGTYGPEAVTPAQLSKLSAKKPKFVLDNENMSTGTVLPGSGAKQLSIANYPGQDLDLLAVYRKAAQQMEKAFAGS
- a CDS encoding metal ABC transporter permease, coding for MSALQQVGDLLQLVPVQRAGAGLLLAAMGLPIVGVVIVGLDIMPVRFAMMHVALLGIAAGQLLGLEPVLCALVACALAGAGVAPLARTADGLSGAMGLLMSLAIAAALLMLALSGVNANGAFALLWGSILAVRPADLAVLGALAVALPALFVWRRRELSLLLHDRELALCSGVAVQRLTVLLLVLVAVAVAGAIRLTGALLVDALTLLPALAARRIGRSLVSITLWAVGIGLVVNVVGFLASLAWDLPPGPVLVLTAGAVALAAHLIPERRTPSWREPASSSVPSPH